Proteins encoded by one window of Erwinia pyrifoliae DSM 12163:
- the zapE gene encoding cell division protein ZapE → MQTMSPLALYQQALDNGEYQPDDVQHAAIIRLDGIYQALSHARPPSAPAGTGLFGKLHKLLAKSKTDIQTPARGLYMWGGVGRGKTWLMDMFFRAIPGERKQRLHFHRFMLHVHQQLAELQGHSDPLQIVADRFKAETDLLCFDEFFVSDITDAMLLGTLMEALFSRGITLVATSNIPPDDLYRNGLQRARFLPAIEMIKQHCDIMNVDAGIDYRLRTLTSAHLWMTPLGAETSQEMGRMFIALAGKPPQVYQPLEINHRQLPTLGMAEGVVAMNFLALCGEGRSQHDYIELSRRFHSVLLYDVPVMIYNTEDQARRFLALVDEFYERHVKLVVSAETSLFKIYQGARLKFEYQRCISRLQEMQSEEYLRLAHLP, encoded by the coding sequence ATGCAAACGATGTCTCCACTGGCGCTATATCAACAGGCGCTGGACAACGGCGAATATCAGCCCGATGACGTACAGCATGCCGCCATCATCCGCTTAGACGGTATTTATCAGGCGCTAAGCCATGCCCGCCCACCTTCCGCGCCGGCCGGTACAGGTCTGTTCGGCAAGCTGCATAAGCTGCTGGCTAAAAGCAAAACCGATATTCAGACACCGGCACGCGGCCTGTATATGTGGGGCGGCGTCGGGCGCGGTAAGACATGGCTGATGGACATGTTTTTTCGGGCAATCCCTGGCGAGCGTAAGCAGCGCCTGCATTTCCATCGCTTTATGCTGCATGTGCATCAGCAGCTGGCCGAATTGCAGGGTCACAGCGATCCGCTACAAATCGTTGCCGACCGTTTTAAAGCCGAAACCGACCTGCTGTGCTTTGACGAGTTTTTTGTCTCTGATATCACTGACGCCATGCTGCTGGGAACGCTGATGGAGGCGCTGTTCAGTCGTGGTATAACGCTGGTGGCGACTTCAAATATTCCGCCGGACGATCTCTATCGTAACGGTTTGCAACGGGCGCGTTTTCTTCCGGCGATAGAGATGATTAAGCAGCACTGCGACATCATGAACGTGGATGCGGGTATTGACTATCGTCTGCGCACGCTGACGTCAGCGCATCTTTGGATGACTCCGCTGGGAGCTGAAACGTCGCAAGAGATGGGAAGGATGTTTATTGCATTGGCGGGTAAGCCGCCGCAGGTTTACCAACCGCTGGAGATTAACCATCGCCAGCTGCCCACGTTGGGGATGGCTGAAGGGGTGGTGGCAATGAACTTTCTTGCGCTCTGTGGCGAAGGGCGCAGTCAGCACGACTATATTGAGCTATCGCGCCGTTTTCATAGCGTATTGCTGTATGATGTGCCGGTGATGATTTACAATACCGAAGATCAGGCCAGACGTTTTCTGGCGTTGGTAGATGAATTCTACGAGCGTCACGTTAAGCTGGTGGTCTCGGCGGAAACCTCACTTTTCAAGATTTATCAGGGCGCGCGCCTGAAGTTTGAATATCAGCGCTGCATTTCACGTCTGCAGGAGATGCAGAGCGAAGAGTATCTGCGTCTGGCGCATTTGCCCTGA